The Carassius gibelio isolate Cgi1373 ecotype wild population from Czech Republic chromosome B22, carGib1.2-hapl.c, whole genome shotgun sequence genome window below encodes:
- the LOC127988218 gene encoding uncharacterized protein LOC127988218 isoform X2: MKCLNIMKIMQLQLYLFIWCRAAETLTDHLTDLGQNVTINCDLDETDVNWLLLKLPDPPVLILLSFNTSATFYYSKTFQQKYSVSGYHRLFINNVTLDDLGLYYCVTSAIEKYKPPKYSDGTRLHITEATPDLEIQDHTVVKYIEKNQTHLRIITYISAFINALLIVVFLGLIKLHSDEGNRDDLKQSEDTIRQNLQVLDFEPQDSTQTLICYEKI; this comes from the exons ATGAAGTGTTTGAACATCATGAAGATCATGCAGCTTCAGCTCT ATCTGTTCATATGGTGTCGAGCTGCAGAGACTTTAACAGATCATTTAACAGATTTGGGTCAGAATGTGACTATAAACTGTGATCTTGATGAAACGGATGTTAACTGGTTATTACTGAAGTTACCAGATCCTCCAGTTCTGATATTACTCTCTTTCAATACTTCAGCTACTTTTTACTACAGTAAAACTTTTCAACAGAAATATTCAGTGTCGGGTTATCATCGTCTGTTCATAAATAATGTCACTCTTGATGATTTAGGACTTTATTACTGTGTGACCAGTGCCATAGAAAAATACAAACCTCCAAAATACAGTGACGGCACCAGACTTCACATCACTG AAGCAACTCCAGATCTAGAGATCCAGGATCATACAGTCGTGAAGTACATTGAGAAGAATCAGACACATTTGCGGATTATCACCTACATCTCTGCTTTCATAAATGCTCTTCTGATTGTTGTGTTCTTAG GACTAATAAAGCTTCATAGTGATGAAGGAAACAGAGATGACCTGAAACAATCTGAAGATACAATCCGGCAGAATCTTCAAGTTCTGGATTTCGAACCTCAGGACTCAACTCAAACACTGATATGTTATGAGAAAATATAA